The following coding sequences are from one Pseudomonas mendocina window:
- a CDS encoding MFS transporter has protein sequence MSSSPAAPSLAGASPVSQASPLVMRVIGACALAHLINDLIQAVLPAIYPMLKLNYGLSFAQIGLITLTFQLTASLLQPWVGYHTDRHPKPWLLPAGSLCTLVGILMLAFVGSFPAILLASALVGIGSSTFHPEASRIARLASGGRYGLAQSTFQVGGNAGTAFGPLLAAAIIIPYGQGNVAWFGLFAAFAIVVLYGLSRWYRHHLTLFKLKQGGVATHGLSAGRVKFALLILALLVFSKYFYMASFTSYFTFFLIEKFDLSVASSQLYLFLFLGAVAAGTFFGGPIGDRIGRKQVIWFSILGVAPFSLLLPHVDLFWTGVLSMLIGFILASAFSAIVVFAQELMPGNVGMIAGLFFGLMFGFGGIGGALLGYLADIHGIEEVFLICSFLPLLGILTALLPSLKSR, from the coding sequence ATGTCCAGCAGTCCTGCCGCTCCCTCCCTGGCCGGTGCCTCGCCCGTCAGCCAGGCCAGCCCTCTGGTGATGCGCGTGATCGGCGCCTGCGCCCTGGCGCACCTGATCAACGACCTGATCCAGGCCGTGTTGCCTGCCATCTACCCGATGCTCAAGCTCAACTACGGCCTGAGCTTCGCCCAGATCGGCCTGATCACCCTGACCTTCCAGCTCACCGCCTCGCTGCTGCAGCCCTGGGTGGGCTACCACACCGACCGCCATCCCAAGCCCTGGCTGCTGCCGGCCGGCTCGCTGTGCACCCTGGTCGGCATCCTCATGCTGGCCTTCGTCGGCAGCTTCCCGGCGATCCTCCTGGCTTCGGCGCTGGTGGGCATCGGCTCCTCGACCTTCCACCCCGAGGCGTCGCGCATCGCCCGTCTGGCCTCGGGCGGTCGCTACGGCCTGGCGCAGTCCACCTTCCAGGTCGGCGGCAACGCAGGCACCGCCTTCGGCCCGCTGCTGGCGGCGGCCATCATCATTCCCTACGGCCAGGGCAACGTCGCCTGGTTCGGCCTGTTCGCCGCCTTCGCCATTGTCGTGCTGTACGGCCTGAGCCGCTGGTATCGCCACCACCTGACGTTGTTCAAGCTCAAGCAGGGCGGCGTGGCAACCCACGGTCTGTCAGCCGGACGGGTGAAGTTCGCCCTGCTGATCCTGGCGCTGCTGGTGTTCTCCAAGTACTTCTACATGGCCAGCTTCACCAGCTACTTCACCTTCTTCCTGATCGAGAAGTTCGACCTGTCGGTAGCCAGCTCGCAGCTCTATCTGTTCCTGTTCCTCGGCGCGGTGGCGGCCGGCACTTTCTTCGGTGGGCCGATTGGCGACCGCATTGGGCGCAAGCAGGTGATCTGGTTCTCCATCCTCGGCGTGGCGCCGTTCTCCCTGCTGCTGCCGCACGTCGACCTGTTCTGGACGGGCGTGCTGAGCATGCTGATCGGCTTCATCTTGGCCTCGGCATTCTCCGCCATCGTGGTCTTCGCCCAGGAGCTGATGCCGGGCAACGTCGGCATGATCGCCGGGCTGTTCTTCGGCCTGATGTTCGGCTTCGGCGGCATCGGCGGCGCGCTGCTGGGTTACCTGGCAGATATCCACGGCATCGAGGAGGTGTTCCTGATCTGCTCCTTCCTGCCGCTGCTGGGCATCCTCACCGCGCTGTTGCCGTCGCTGAAATCCCGTTAA
- a CDS encoding bifunctional 2-polyprenyl-6-hydroxyphenol methylase/3-demethylubiquinol 3-O-methyltransferase UbiG produces the protein MPLSPDELAQISALTLAHYQSSAEDFREGTRDHDVSQNIAALLRHIEGEKPWRILDLGCGPGRDLRTFSGLGHTAIGLDGCAEFVTMARADSGCEVWQQGFLELELPAGHFDGIFANASLFHVPDQELPRVLGQLHAALKPGGVLFSSNPRGENQEGWNGPRYGSYHDLERWRTRLTAAGFVELEHYYRPAGLPRDQQPWLASVWRRVD, from the coding sequence ATGCCCCTGAGCCCCGACGAACTCGCGCAGATCAGTGCCCTCACCCTGGCCCACTACCAGAGCAGTGCCGAGGACTTTCGCGAGGGCACCCGCGACCATGACGTGAGCCAGAACATCGCCGCGCTGTTGCGCCACATCGAGGGCGAAAAGCCCTGGCGCATCCTCGATCTTGGCTGCGGGCCGGGGCGCGACCTGCGCACCTTCAGCGGCCTCGGCCATACCGCCATCGGCCTGGATGGCTGCGCCGAGTTCGTCACCATGGCGCGCGCCGACAGCGGCTGCGAGGTATGGCAACAGGGCTTTCTCGAACTGGAGCTGCCGGCCGGACATTTCGACGGCATCTTCGCCAACGCCAGCCTGTTCCATGTGCCGGACCAGGAGCTGCCGCGCGTGCTCGGCCAGTTGCACGCGGCGCTCAAGCCCGGCGGCGTGCTGTTCAGCTCCAACCCGCGTGGCGAGAATCAGGAAGGCTGGAACGGCCCGCGCTACGGCAGCTACCACGACCTGGAACGCTGGCGCACGCGGCTCACGGCGGCCGGTTTCGTCGAGCTGGAACACTACTACCGCCCCGCCGGCCTGCCACGCGACCAGCAGCCCTGGCTGGCCAGCGTGTGGCGGCGTGTCGATTAA
- a CDS encoding MFS transporter: MSAVSVYRLPGFLPFLAARLMAVFAMQIQAIVVAWQVYDITRDPLSLAYVGLAQFIPMLVLLMPAGDLIDRFDRKLILMLSWLVEAVCAGALLWLSLSEAPVTWYYGVLVLYGSARAFTGPALSSLLPQIVPRERLAAAIAANSMIMRGATISGPVIGGGLYAIGGGGLTYSACLFGFLAGAALLPLVPVRYAEKMQALESTAWARFTAGISFIRSRPIILGTISLDLFAVLLGGVVALLPIYAQEVLEVGPTGLGLLRSAMAIGEVSVGLYLSMKPFNRHVGLVMFGAVALFGVANLVFALSSLFWLSFAALMVAGGADMVSMYIRSSLVQFSTPDAMRGRVNAVNMLFIGSSNELGEFRAGTSAAWFGVVPAALLGCACTLLVTGGWMLGFKSLRKVDRFEDASPGKVG; encoded by the coding sequence GTGTCCGCTGTTTCCGTCTACCGCCTTCCTGGTTTCCTGCCGTTTCTCGCTGCACGTCTGATGGCGGTGTTCGCCATGCAGATCCAGGCCATCGTCGTCGCCTGGCAGGTCTACGACATTACCCGCGATCCGCTGTCGCTGGCCTATGTCGGCCTGGCCCAGTTCATCCCGATGCTGGTGCTGCTGATGCCGGCCGGCGACTTGATCGACCGCTTCGACCGCAAGCTGATCCTGATGCTCAGCTGGCTGGTGGAGGCTGTCTGTGCCGGGGCCTTGCTGTGGCTGTCGCTGAGCGAGGCGCCTGTGACCTGGTACTACGGCGTGCTGGTTCTTTACGGCAGTGCACGGGCCTTCACCGGACCGGCGCTGTCGAGCCTGCTACCGCAGATCGTGCCGCGCGAGCGCCTGGCCGCGGCCATCGCCGCCAACAGCATGATCATGCGCGGCGCGACCATTTCCGGCCCGGTGATTGGTGGCGGCCTGTATGCCATCGGTGGTGGCGGACTGACCTACTCGGCCTGCCTGTTCGGCTTCCTCGCCGGGGCTGCGCTGCTGCCGCTGGTGCCGGTGCGCTACGCCGAGAAAATGCAGGCGCTGGAGTCCACCGCCTGGGCACGCTTTACCGCTGGGATCAGCTTCATTCGTTCGCGCCCGATCATCCTGGGCACCATCTCGCTGGATCTGTTCGCCGTGCTGCTTGGCGGCGTGGTGGCGCTGTTGCCGATCTACGCCCAGGAAGTGCTGGAAGTCGGGCCGACTGGCCTCGGCCTGTTGCGCAGTGCCATGGCCATCGGCGAGGTATCGGTCGGCCTGTACCTGAGCATGAAACCGTTCAACCGCCATGTCGGCCTGGTGATGTTCGGCGCGGTGGCGCTGTTTGGTGTGGCCAACCTGGTGTTCGCCCTGTCCAGCCTGTTCTGGCTGTCGTTCGCTGCACTGATGGTGGCGGGCGGCGCGGACATGGTGAGCATGTACATCCGCTCATCCTTGGTGCAATTCTCCACGCCGGACGCCATGCGTGGCCGGGTCAACGCGGTGAACATGCTGTTCATCGGCTCTTCCAACGAGCTGGGCGAATTCCGCGCCGGCACCAGCGCCGCCTGGTTCGGCGTGGTGCCGGCGGCGTTGCTGGGCTGCGCCTGTACGCTGCTGGTGACCGGCGGCTGGATGCTCGGCTTCAAGAGCCTGCGCAAGGTCGACCGCTTCGAGGATGCTTCGCCGGGCAAGGTGGGCTAG
- a CDS encoding YeeE/YedE thiosulfate transporter family protein produces the protein MTANTLSPRATLPSACAGLLTVALLAVIWQLSDGSNQGRAFSYSLASGALFGLLLQRSRFCFFCITRDFVERRVPDGLLGLLAALAVGTIGYHAVFGAFLPDPSGGRLPPDAHIGPLSWVLALAATVFGLGMAISGSCISAHLYRLGEGHFASLATLAGALLGFALGFLSWNPLYLAALQEAPVLWLPGTFGYGGSLLLQLILLGALAAWLLRYRQAGTAAEPKGLWPLLFGARWPTWVGGVLIGGLAVLAYFRVAPLGVTAELGSLARTSADSLGWLPERLEGLDGFSGCATVVKETLLSNNGLFVIGLVIAAWASALAAGDFRPSGGAPCDWLRGLLGGVLLGWGSLLALGCTVGTLLSGVMAGAASGWVFGLFCLVGTVLGLKLRPLLRLG, from the coding sequence ATGACAGCCAATACACTCTCCCCTCGCGCCACGCTGCCTAGCGCCTGCGCCGGCCTGCTGACCGTCGCCCTGCTCGCCGTCATCTGGCAACTTTCCGATGGCAGCAACCAGGGCCGCGCCTTCAGCTATTCGCTGGCCAGTGGCGCGCTGTTCGGCCTGTTGTTGCAACGCTCACGTTTCTGCTTCTTCTGCATCACCCGCGACTTCGTCGAACGCCGCGTACCGGACGGCCTGCTCGGTCTGCTCGCCGCCCTGGCGGTAGGCACCATTGGTTATCACGCGGTGTTCGGTGCCTTTCTGCCCGATCCCAGCGGTGGGCGCCTGCCACCGGACGCCCATATCGGCCCACTGAGCTGGGTGTTGGCGCTGGCCGCCACGGTGTTCGGCCTCGGCATGGCGATCTCCGGCTCGTGTATCAGCGCGCACCTGTATCGCCTAGGCGAAGGCCACTTCGCCTCACTGGCAACGCTGGCCGGTGCACTGCTCGGTTTCGCCCTCGGTTTTCTCAGCTGGAACCCGCTGTACCTGGCCGCCCTGCAGGAAGCTCCCGTGCTCTGGCTGCCGGGCACGTTCGGTTACGGCGGTTCGCTGCTCTTGCAACTGATCCTGCTCGGCGCGCTGGCCGCCTGGCTGCTGCGTTATCGCCAGGCGGGCACAGCAGCCGAGCCCAAGGGACTGTGGCCGCTGCTGTTTGGCGCGCGTTGGCCGACCTGGGTCGGCGGCGTGCTGATCGGCGGGTTGGCGGTGCTGGCCTATTTTCGCGTCGCGCCGCTGGGGGTGACAGCCGAGCTGGGCAGCCTGGCGCGCACCAGCGCCGATAGCCTGGGCTGGCTACCCGAACGCCTGGAAGGACTCGACGGTTTTTCCGGCTGTGCCACGGTGGTCAAGGAAACCCTGCTGTCGAACAACGGATTGTTCGTGATTGGCCTGGTAATAGCGGCCTGGGCCAGCGCCCTGGCCGCAGGCGATTTCCGCCCCAGCGGCGGTGCGCCATGTGACTGGCTACGCGGCCTGCTCGGCGGCGTGCTGCTGGGCTGGGGCAGCCTGCTGGCCCTAGGCTGCACCGTGGGCACGCTGCTGTCCGGGGTGATGGCCGGCGCAGCGTCGGGCTGGGTGTTCGGCCTGTTCTGCCTGGTCGGCACCGTGCTTGGCTTGAAGCTCAGGCCGCTGTTGCGGTTGGGGTAG
- a CDS encoding sulfurtransferase, with translation MTIKTLLGASLLAAATLLQTVTAHAASEYLVSTDWLEKNLNDPKVRIIEVSVVPGVYERGHIPGAVNFAWHSDLVDPVRRDIASQEAFQQLLRKAGVNDDSTTILYGDNNNWFAAWGAWVFDVYGVDNVKLLDGGRAKWEAEGRTLDSRASTPKTGNVTVQAANKDLRAFLPDVLAAAEKRSDVQLVDIRSPDEYNGKVFAPQGVQELAVRAGHVPGAVNVPWGQAVAADGTFKSAEELKKVYGAVGIDGSKPIITYCRIGERSSHTWFALKKILGYDVRNYDGSWTEYGNAVGVPVVNVAGTVWGGK, from the coding sequence ATGACGATCAAGACCCTTCTCGGCGCCAGCCTGCTGGCCGCCGCCACTCTGCTGCAAACGGTCACGGCGCATGCCGCCAGCGAATACCTGGTCAGCACCGACTGGCTGGAAAAGAACCTGAATGACCCCAAGGTACGCATCATCGAAGTCAGTGTGGTGCCCGGCGTCTATGAACGCGGGCATATCCCCGGTGCGGTGAATTTCGCCTGGCACAGCGATCTGGTCGACCCGGTACGCCGTGACATCGCCAGCCAGGAAGCCTTCCAGCAACTGCTGCGCAAGGCCGGGGTGAATGACGACAGCACCACCATTCTCTACGGCGACAACAACAACTGGTTCGCCGCCTGGGGCGCCTGGGTGTTCGATGTGTACGGTGTCGACAACGTCAAGCTGCTCGATGGCGGTCGCGCCAAGTGGGAAGCCGAAGGCCGCACCCTGGACAGTCGCGCCAGCACGCCGAAAACCGGCAACGTCACGGTGCAGGCCGCCAACAAGGATCTGCGCGCCTTCCTCCCGGACGTACTCGCCGCTGCCGAGAAGCGCAGCGACGTGCAGTTGGTGGATATCCGTTCGCCGGACGAATACAACGGCAAAGTCTTCGCCCCGCAGGGCGTGCAGGAGCTGGCCGTGCGTGCCGGCCACGTGCCCGGCGCGGTGAACGTGCCCTGGGGCCAGGCGGTAGCCGCCGACGGCACCTTCAAATCGGCTGAAGAGCTGAAGAAGGTCTACGGCGCAGTAGGTATCGATGGCAGCAAGCCGATCATCACCTATTGCCGCATCGGCGAGCGCTCCAGCCACACCTGGTTCGCCCTGAAGAAAATCCTCGGTTACGACGTGCGCAACTACGACGGCTCCTGGACCGAGTACGGCAATGCCGTGGGCGTGCCGGTGGTGAACGTGGCCGGTACCGTCTGGGGCGGCAAGTAA
- a CDS encoding acyl-CoA dehydrogenase family protein — MSLEARLHPSLRDEPLFAAHLFPVDFGSRTAKVERLARRLAASAVERDRAGGSPQAERELVRDSGLLTLAVPQQYGGQGVAWPEIYRITRYLAAVDSSLAHLFAFQHLQVATLLLFGNPDQQRHWLTRTVQERWFWGNATNGRDNGLTLAPREEHYELNGSKSFCSGALGADALVIGVQRSKKPEDRVFIVLPSQREGLAVNSDWDGFGQRQTDSGTVQFEQVFVDASELLGPVGPSPRTTLRACLSQLILTQLYLGNAQGALDAALRYTREQSRAWPASGVANASDDPFIQQRYGELWLRYRSALPLAEHAAQRLQAAWEKPALTAAERAEVALAISEAKVVAVRAALDITSQIFEAMGARATSSRYGFDRFWRNVRVHSLHDPIDYKVRDLGHWLLSGQGPQPSLYN, encoded by the coding sequence ATGAGCCTTGAGGCCCGCCTGCATCCCAGCCTGCGCGACGAACCGCTGTTCGCCGCGCACCTGTTCCCCGTGGACTTCGGCAGCCGCACGGCCAAGGTCGAGCGCCTGGCCAGGCGCCTGGCGGCCAGCGCGGTGGAACGGGACAGGGCAGGCGGCAGCCCGCAGGCCGAGCGCGAATTGGTGCGCGACAGCGGCCTGCTGACCCTGGCCGTGCCGCAGCAGTACGGTGGCCAGGGCGTAGCCTGGCCGGAGATCTACCGCATCACCCGCTACCTGGCGGCGGTGGACAGCTCACTGGCCCACCTTTTCGCCTTCCAGCACCTGCAAGTGGCCACCCTCCTGCTGTTCGGCAACCCCGATCAGCAGCGCCACTGGCTGACGCGCACGGTGCAGGAGCGCTGGTTCTGGGGCAACGCCACCAACGGTCGCGACAACGGCCTGACGCTCGCCCCGCGCGAGGAACATTACGAGCTCAACGGCAGCAAATCGTTCTGCTCCGGCGCACTCGGCGCCGACGCACTGGTGATCGGCGTGCAACGCAGCAAGAAGCCGGAGGACCGTGTATTCATCGTCCTGCCCAGCCAACGCGAAGGGCTGGCGGTGAACAGCGACTGGGACGGTTTCGGCCAACGCCAGACCGACAGCGGCACGGTGCAGTTCGAGCAGGTATTCGTCGACGCCAGCGAGCTGCTCGGCCCGGTCGGCCCCAGCCCGCGCACCACCCTGCGTGCCTGCCTGTCGCAGCTGATCCTCACCCAGCTCTACCTGGGCAACGCCCAGGGTGCGCTGGACGCAGCGCTGCGTTACACCCGCGAACAGAGCCGCGCCTGGCCAGCATCGGGCGTGGCCAATGCCAGCGACGATCCATTCATCCAGCAGCGCTACGGCGAGCTGTGGCTGCGTTATCGCAGCGCCCTGCCCCTGGCCGAACACGCCGCCCAGCGCCTGCAAGCAGCCTGGGAAAAACCGGCACTGACCGCCGCCGAACGCGCCGAAGTGGCGCTGGCCATCAGCGAGGCCAAGGTGGTGGCGGTACGCGCCGCCCTCGATATCACCAGCCAGATCTTCGAAGCCATGGGCGCCCGCGCCACCAGCTCGCGCTACGGCTTCGACCGTTTCTGGCGCAACGTGCGCGTGCACAGCCTGCACGATCCCATCGACTACAAGGTGCGCGACCTCGGGCACTGGCTGCTCAGCGGCCAGGGCCCGCAACCGTCGCTCTACAACTGA
- a CDS encoding aliphatic sulfonate ABC transporter substrate-binding protein — MSKIHSKRSTLIAASLAIGLLVAPLTEAAEQLRIGYQKSSTLISLLKSQGTLEKALADQDITVSWHEFPNGQPLLEALNVGNIDLSADVADTVPVFAQAAGADLAYFAQEAPSPSAQAIIVREDSPIKTLADLKGKKIAVTKAAGVHYLLIAALNKAGLKFSDIEPAYLTPADGRAAFENRKVDAWVTWEPFLSGAQQQLPTRILADGKGLADYQRYYLTSATFAKSHPQVLQTVFAELVKTGDWLRANPRQAAEILGPLWGNLDPAIVEKANAKRSYQVRLVQPDSLAEQQKIADAFYGASLLPTSVDAREVSIWSPQ; from the coding sequence ATGTCCAAGATCCATTCCAAGCGCAGCACACTGATCGCCGCCTCGCTGGCCATCGGTCTGCTCGTCGCCCCGCTCACCGAAGCCGCCGAGCAACTGCGCATCGGCTACCAGAAGTCCTCCACGCTGATCAGCCTGCTGAAGAGCCAGGGCACCCTGGAGAAGGCACTGGCCGATCAGGACATCACTGTCAGTTGGCACGAATTCCCCAACGGCCAGCCGCTGCTGGAGGCACTCAACGTCGGCAATATCGACCTGTCCGCCGATGTCGCCGACACCGTGCCGGTGTTCGCCCAGGCCGCCGGCGCCGACCTCGCCTATTTCGCCCAGGAAGCGCCCTCCCCCAGCGCCCAGGCGATCATCGTGCGCGAGGATTCGCCGATCAAAACGCTGGCCGACCTCAAGGGCAAGAAGATCGCCGTGACCAAGGCAGCCGGCGTGCACTACCTGCTGATCGCCGCACTGAACAAGGCTGGTCTGAAGTTCAGCGACATCGAACCCGCCTACCTGACCCCGGCCGACGGCCGCGCCGCCTTCGAAAACCGCAAGGTGGACGCCTGGGTCACCTGGGAGCCCTTCCTCAGCGGCGCCCAGCAACAGTTGCCGACCCGCATCCTTGCCGACGGCAAGGGCCTGGCCGACTACCAGCGTTACTACCTGACCAGCGCCACCTTCGCCAAGAGCCACCCGCAAGTGCTGCAGACCGTGTTCGCCGAGTTGGTGAAGACCGGCGACTGGCTGCGCGCCAACCCGCGCCAGGCCGCTGAAATCCTCGGCCCGCTGTGGGGCAATCTCGACCCGGCCATCGTCGAGAAGGCCAACGCCAAACGCAGCTATCAGGTGCGCCTGGTACAGCCGGACAGCCTCGCCGAGCAGCAGAAGATCGCCGATGCCTTTTACGGCGCCAGCCTGCTGCCAACCTCGGTGGATGCACGCGAAGTGAGCATCTGGAGCCCGCAATGA
- a CDS encoding OprD family porin, translating into MNKSNLALAVALAALATEATAAGFIEDSKASLGLRNFYYDLNTKNTANNNGEAQEWGQGFIFNYSSGFTEGTVGFGLDAIGLLGVKLDSGGTAGKTGRDRTPGQLFPLERDGSAVDDYSKAGVTAKVRLSKTEARIGTLLPKLPVVTFNDGRLLPQTFEGGQITSNEIDGLTLTAGQLESTKTRSSTDDIALRIAGATGDADTNKFYFAGGDYKLTKDLTLQYYYGNLEDFYKQHFLGLVHNWAIGPGSLKTDLRYFDSNSDGKNGSASGRADGYRSAGYWRAGDSSTGEVDNQTWSALFTYTLGSHFASLGYQQVEGDSAFPFLNQGGGSSSYLITDRQIGKFQNAGERTWLAEYGYDFTKLGVPGLKASVAYLKGDNVDSATGDLKEWERDFRLDYTLQDGPLKGLGVSWRNATQRGNVTTDADENRLILSYTLTLL; encoded by the coding sequence ATGAACAAGTCCAATCTGGCGCTGGCCGTCGCCCTGGCCGCTCTGGCCACCGAAGCGACCGCCGCCGGTTTCATCGAAGACAGCAAGGCCAGCCTCGGCCTGCGCAATTTCTATTACGACCTGAACACCAAGAACACCGCCAACAACAACGGTGAGGCTCAGGAATGGGGGCAGGGCTTCATCTTCAACTACAGCTCCGGTTTCACCGAAGGCACCGTCGGCTTCGGCCTCGACGCCATCGGCCTGCTGGGCGTCAAGCTGGACTCCGGCGGCACCGCCGGCAAGACCGGTCGTGACCGCACCCCCGGCCAACTCTTCCCGCTGGAGCGCGACGGCAGCGCCGTGGACGACTACAGCAAGGCCGGCGTGACCGCCAAGGTGCGTCTGTCCAAGACCGAGGCGCGTATCGGCACCCTGCTGCCGAAGCTGCCGGTGGTGACCTTCAACGACGGCCGCCTGCTGCCGCAGACCTTCGAGGGTGGGCAGATCACCTCCAACGAGATCGATGGCCTGACCCTGACCGCCGGTCAACTGGAAAGCACCAAGACCCGCAGCTCCACCGACGACATCGCTCTGCGTATCGCCGGCGCTACCGGTGACGCCGACACCAACAAGTTCTACTTCGCCGGTGGTGACTACAAGCTGACCAAGGATCTGACGCTGCAGTACTACTACGGCAACCTGGAAGATTTCTACAAACAGCACTTCCTCGGCCTGGTGCACAACTGGGCAATCGGCCCGGGCTCGCTGAAGACCGACCTGCGTTACTTCGACAGCAACTCCGACGGCAAGAATGGCAGTGCCTCCGGCCGTGCCGATGGCTACCGCAGCGCCGGTTACTGGCGTGCCGGCGACAGCAGCACCGGCGAGGTCGACAACCAGACCTGGAGCGCGCTGTTCACCTATACCCTGGGCAGCCACTTCGCCAGCCTGGGCTACCAGCAGGTCGAAGGCGACAGCGCCTTCCCGTTCCTCAACCAGGGCGGCGGCTCCTCGTCCTACCTGATCACCGACCGCCAGATCGGCAAGTTCCAGAACGCCGGCGAGCGCACCTGGCTGGCCGAGTACGGCTATGACTTCACCAAGCTCGGCGTACCGGGCCTGAAGGCCAGCGTCGCTTACCTCAAGGGCGACAACGTCGATTCCGCCACTGGCGATCTGAAGGAGTGGGAGCGCGATTTCCGTCTCGACTACACCCTGCAGGACGGCCCGCTGAAAGGCCTCGGCGTGTCCTGGCGCAATGCGACCCAGCGCGGCAACGTCACCACTGATGCCGACGAGAACCGCCTGATCCTGAGCTACACCCTGACCCTGCTGTAA
- a CDS encoding aliphatic sulfonate ABC transporter substrate-binding protein, which yields MKKNALRVGLAALFAAWLPAAVHAAPPKEVRLDYAYYAPTSLVLKQQGLLEKALAPQGITVKWVFSQGSNRSLEYLNGGSTDFASTAGLAAVLSRANGAPINTVYVASRPEWTALVVPKDSPIQSLADLKGKKVAATKGTDPFLFLLQSLQKAGLDKNDVEIVHLQHPDGRVALERGDVQAWAGLDPLMAASELQAGSRLLYRNRDFNSYSVLSVTETFAKQQPELIKQVIAAYEQARQWAIANPDALAQLLADEAKLPLEVAKLQLSRTDFSNPQPGAEHIKALKAAAPILLDEQLVRPGTDVAQVVDQLIQPQLAAQMIGSNVAKAGN from the coding sequence ATGAAGAAGAATGCTTTGCGCGTTGGCCTGGCGGCCCTGTTCGCCGCCTGGTTGCCAGCCGCCGTACATGCCGCACCACCGAAAGAAGTCCGCCTGGACTACGCCTACTACGCCCCCACCAGCCTGGTGCTCAAGCAGCAGGGCCTGCTGGAAAAAGCCCTCGCGCCGCAGGGCATCACCGTCAAATGGGTATTCAGCCAGGGCAGCAACCGCTCGCTGGAATACCTCAACGGCGGCAGCACCGATTTCGCCTCCACCGCTGGCCTGGCCGCCGTGCTCAGCCGCGCCAACGGCGCGCCGATCAACACCGTCTACGTCGCCAGCCGCCCGGAGTGGACAGCGCTGGTGGTGCCCAAGGACTCGCCCATCCAGTCGCTGGCCGACCTCAAGGGCAAGAAGGTCGCCGCCACCAAGGGCACCGACCCTTTCCTGTTCCTCCTGCAAAGCCTGCAGAAGGCCGGGCTGGACAAGAACGACGTGGAAATCGTCCACCTGCAACACCCCGACGGTCGCGTCGCCCTGGAGCGCGGCGACGTGCAGGCCTGGGCCGGGCTCGATCCGCTGATGGCGGCCAGCGAGCTGCAGGCCGGTTCGCGCCTGCTGTACCGCAATCGCGACTTCAACAGCTACAGCGTGCTCAGTGTCACCGAGACCTTCGCCAAGCAGCAGCCCGAACTGATCAAGCAGGTGATCGCGGCCTACGAGCAGGCGCGCCAGTGGGCCATCGCCAACCCCGATGCCCTGGCCCAGTTGCTCGCCGACGAAGCCAAGCTGCCGCTGGAAGTGGCCAAGCTGCAACTGTCGCGCACCGACTTCAGCAACCCGCAGCCGGGCGCCGAACACATCAAGGCGCTGAAAGCCGCCGCACCCATCCTGCTCGACGAGCAACTGGTGCGTCCGGGTACCGACGTCGCTCAGGTGGTCGACCAACTGATCCAGCCGCAACTGGCCGCTCAGATGATCGGCAGCAACGTGGCCAAGGCGGGGAACTGA
- a CDS encoding ABC transporter permease: MGALNLVIGRWAERLPGWRPALTDLRGWVVPLLILALLETLVRSGVLPAHQMPAPSQVAQTLYLLAQSGELLRHLNASLLRVGAGFAIGAALAIVIGTWVGLSRRAEAYLEPTFQALRAIPSLAWVPLLLLWLGIDETPKIVLIALGAFFPVYLALLAGIRNIDRKLVEVGRLYGLSPLALVRRILLPAALPSLFTGLRGALSLSWMFLVAAELIAATRGLGYLLSDGRETSRPDLVIAAILLLALLGKLSDSLLKAWETRALRWRDSFQGGEGGA; this comes from the coding sequence ATGGGCGCGCTCAACCTCGTCATCGGTCGCTGGGCCGAACGGCTTCCAGGCTGGCGGCCGGCACTGACCGACCTGCGTGGTTGGGTGGTGCCCCTGCTGATTCTGGCCCTGCTGGAAACCCTGGTGCGCAGCGGCGTATTGCCCGCGCACCAGATGCCTGCGCCGAGCCAGGTGGCGCAAACCTTGTACCTGTTGGCACAAAGTGGTGAGCTGTTGCGGCATCTGAACGCCAGCCTGCTGCGCGTCGGCGCCGGCTTTGCCATCGGCGCCGCGCTTGCCATCGTCATTGGCACCTGGGTGGGCCTCAGCCGCCGCGCCGAAGCCTATCTGGAGCCTACCTTCCAGGCTCTGCGGGCGATTCCCAGTCTGGCCTGGGTACCGTTGCTGCTGCTCTGGCTGGGCATCGATGAAACGCCGAAGATCGTGCTGATCGCCCTCGGTGCCTTCTTCCCGGTGTACCTGGCGCTGCTCGCCGGCATCCGCAATATCGACCGCAAGTTGGTGGAAGTGGGCCGGCTTTACGGCCTGTCGCCGCTGGCGCTGGTGCGCCGCATTCTGCTGCCCGCAGCGCTGCCGAGCCTGTTCACCGGCCTGCGCGGCGCGCTCAGCCTGAGCTGGATGTTCCTCGTCGCCGCCGAATTGATCGCCGCCACCCGTGGTCTTGGCTACCTGCTCAGCGATGGTCGGGAAACCTCGCGGCCGGATCTGGTGATCGCCGCGATCCTGCTGCTGGCGCTGCTCGGCAAACTCAGCGACAGCCTGCTCAAGGCCTGGGAAACCCGCGCCCTGCGTTGGCGCGACAGCTTCCAGGGCGGGGAGGGCGGAGCATGA